One window of the Triticum dicoccoides isolate Atlit2015 ecotype Zavitan chromosome 3B, WEW_v2.0, whole genome shotgun sequence genome contains the following:
- the LOC119275817 gene encoding SUN domain-containing protein 1-like, protein MASPSISAAAVASPVTPVALDPSPVASRLPAATAPVRKRPVLLLDQRPHPSTPTSRTAAAAAAAAAPLSQARRKKGLSSSGRPRWQTALSVAAKNAALLAVLLYLGDQAWRWAHPAPLAQPDDAALAGYTARVNDVEASLARAFGALKVQLEAVDRKIDGEVGAARGELAALLEEKRLAIEGQLNLLDARTDELNDALGGLRRMEFLRKDQFEAFLDEFKESLGSNSGTEVDLDQVRALAREIVMREIEKHAADGVGRVDYAVGSAGGRVVRYSEAYDAGKRGGLLSALPFGGGDNGDQSQKILQPSFGEPGQCFPLKGSSGFVEIQLRKGIIPEAITLEHVSKDVAYDMSTAPKDCRLSGWYQGTHTETPPNHAAEMYALTEFTYDLAKNNIQTFDITAPDVGVVNMVRLDFTSNHGSSVLTCIYRIRVHGHEPVTPVIASPLP, encoded by the exons ATGGCGTCCCCTTCCATCTCCGCCGCTGCGGTGGCCAGCCCCGTCACCCCGGTGGCCCTAGACCCCAGCCCCGTCGCATcccgcctccccgccgccaccgccccggtgcGCAAGCGGCCGGTCCTCCTCCTCGACCAGCGCCCGCACCCCTCCACCCCGACGTCGCgcaccgctgccgctgccgccgccgccgctgcgcccCTGTCCCAGGCGCGGCGGAAGAAGGGGCTGTCGTCCTCCGGTCGGCCGAGGTGGCAGACCGCGCTAAGCGTCGCCGCCAAGAACGCAGCCCTCCTAGCCGTGCTCCTTTACCTGGGGGACCAGGCCTGGCGCTGGGCGCACCCAGCCCCTCTCGCGCAGCCCGACGACGCTGCGCTCGCGGGTTACACTGCCCGTGTCAACGACGTCGAGGCCTCCCTCGCCCGCGCCTTCGGGGCGCTGAAGGTGCAGCTCGAGGCCGTGGACCGCAAGATCGACGGCGAGGTTGGGGCCGCTCGGGGCGAGCTAGCGGCGCTGCTTGAGGAGAAGAGGCTTGCCATCGAGGGACAGCTCAACCTGCTGGACGCCAGGACCGACGAGCTGAACGACGCGCTGGGCGGGCTCAGGCGGATGGAGTTCCTCAGGAAGGACCAGTTTGAAGCATTCCTGGATGAGTTCAAGGAGAGCCTAGGCTCCAACTCTGGCACTGAGGTCGATCTGGATCAGGTCCGCGCGTTGGCCAGGGAGATCGTCATGAGGGAAATAGAGAAGCATGCCGCCGATGGGGTTGGCAGGGTGGACTATGCCGTGGGGTCTGCTGGGGGGAGAGTTGTCCGCTACTCGGAGGCATATGATGCTGGGAAACGTGGTGGTCTTCTTTCTGCATTACCATTTGGTGGTGGAGACAATGGTGACCAGTCACAGAAGATACTTCAGCCGAGCTTTGGGGAGCCCGGGCAGTGCTTTCCCTTGAAGGGAAGTAGTGGGTTTGTGGAGATCCAACTGAGGAAGGGGATAATCCCTGAGGCAATCACACTGGAGCATGTCTCCAAG GATGTGGCGTATGACATGTCCACTGCTCCAAAGGACTGCCGGCTATCCGGATGGTACCAAGGAACACATACCGAGACCCCACCAAACCATGCTGCAGAGATGTACGCCTTGACTGAGTTCACTTACGACCTAGCCAAGAACAATATCCAGACATTCGATATAACTGCCCCAGATGTCGGTGTCGTCAACATGGTTAGGCTGGACTTCACTTCAAACCATGGAAGCTCCGTGCTGACGTGCATTTACCGCATCCGGGTGCATGGGCACGAGCCTGTCACGCCAGTTATCGCTAGTCCACTGCCCTGA